From Enterococcus wangshanyuanii, the proteins below share one genomic window:
- a CDS encoding response regulator transcription factor, whose translation MSNILIIEDEKNLARFVELELKHEGYTTEVHYNGRTGLEAALNDEWDAILLDLMLPELNGLEVCRRIRQVKNTPIIMMTARDSVIDRVSGLDHGADDYIVKPFAIEELLARLRALLRRIDIEGDKNVAKQTTITYRDLTIEKENRVVRRNSEMIELTKREYELLLTLMENVNVVLARDVLLNKVWGYETEVETNVVDVYIRYLRNKIDVPGEESYIQTVRGTGYVMRS comes from the coding sequence ATGAGTAATATTCTTATTATTGAAGATGAAAAAAACTTAGCTCGTTTTGTAGAGCTTGAATTAAAACATGAAGGTTACACAACAGAAGTTCATTATAACGGACGCACAGGCTTAGAAGCAGCCTTAAATGACGAGTGGGATGCCATTCTTTTAGATTTGATGTTGCCAGAACTAAATGGTCTTGAAGTTTGCCGTAGAATTCGTCAAGTAAAAAATACGCCGATCATTATGATGACAGCACGTGATTCTGTGATCGATCGTGTATCTGGTTTAGATCATGGTGCAGATGATTATATTGTAAAGCCATTTGCAATAGAAGAACTTTTGGCACGTCTACGCGCACTGCTTCGTCGTATCGATATCGAAGGAGACAAAAATGTAGCCAAACAAACGACAATTACATATCGTGATTTAACGATTGAAAAAGAAAATCGTGTTGTTCGTCGTAATTCTGAGATGATAGAATTGACTAAGCGTGAGTATGAACTACTGTTGACATTGATGGAAAATGTTAATGTTGTTTTAGCACGAGATGTTCTTTTAAACAAAGTTTGGGGTTATGAAACAGAAGTCGAAACAAACGTAGTTGATGTTTATATCCGCTACTTGCGTAATAAAATTGATGTTCCTGGTGAAGAAAGTTATATCCAAACCGTTCGTGGAACAGGATATGTGATG